The following proteins are co-located in the Clostridiales bacterium genome:
- the alaS gene encoding alanine--tRNA ligase, which produces MEKLGLNELRRMFQEFYEGKDHYARKSFSLIPEKDKSLLLINSGMAPLKPYFAGLETPPSKRMTTCQKCIRTGDIENVGYTARHATFFEMLGSFSFGDYFKVESITWGWEFITEVLDMPVDRLWASVYEEDHEAVEIWKNIIGLPEERIVPLGKDDNFWEIGTGPCGPCSEIYFDRGEKYGCGKPDCKPGCECDRYVEFWNHVFTQFNRDDAGNYTPLAHPNIDTGMGLERLACIMQEVDSIFNVDTIQYILKSVVELSGVEYKDGTANTDISIRIITDHIRSVTFMIADGILPSNEGRGYVLRRLLRRAARHGKLLGIQGSFLADLSKKVIEVSGSAYPELEERRDYIHKILTVEEDKFSTTIDQGTAIIHDYMKELNAASQTILSGEKVFKLYDTYGFPLELTQEILEENSCTADVEGFNEHMLHQKEQARSARKSDEDEGWSDDATMFAGLEDTTFIGYDTLSGQVSIKGLFLDKQPVASLSEGDSAILVLDKTPFYAESGGQASDTGILKGDHFELEVLSVSKSKGIYAHKVKVVTGTVKIGDIISAQVSIERRNNTARNHTATHILHKALKEVLGNHVEQAGSNVTEDSLRFDFTHFEGISKSDLQKIESIVNEKINYFFPVITEVKSVEDAISSGATALFGEKYGDTVRVVSVGDYSTELCGGTHITNSGQIGAFRILSENGVAAGVRRIEAITGTGLYRKLKTEEELVHSAADALKTNVSGLLNRITILNDELKASKKELEDLKRQAMSSGLDALIAEAKLVNGVRLITKAFKDYDINDLRTLSDEIKAENKGIIIVFATETNGKVTFMVSVSDDLLEKGYHAGNMIKQIAAAAGGGGGGKADMAQAGAKDPSKINDALNLAETLLQQY; this is translated from the coding sequence ATGGAAAAACTTGGATTGAACGAGCTAAGGAGAATGTTTCAAGAATTTTATGAGGGAAAGGACCATTACGCGAGAAAAAGCTTTTCTTTGATACCGGAAAAAGATAAGAGCCTTCTCTTGATCAACTCTGGAATGGCTCCATTAAAGCCATATTTTGCCGGACTGGAAACTCCTCCGAGCAAAAGAATGACCACATGTCAAAAATGTATCCGTACCGGAGACATTGAAAACGTAGGTTACACGGCAAGACACGCCACATTCTTTGAAATGCTGGGCAGCTTTTCGTTTGGCGATTATTTTAAGGTTGAATCCATAACCTGGGGCTGGGAATTCATCACGGAAGTATTGGATATGCCAGTGGATCGTTTATGGGCAAGCGTCTACGAAGAAGACCACGAAGCTGTTGAAATTTGGAAAAACATCATAGGGCTCCCGGAAGAAAGAATTGTTCCTCTGGGCAAAGACGATAATTTTTGGGAAATTGGGACAGGCCCCTGCGGTCCATGTTCTGAAATCTATTTTGATAGAGGTGAAAAATACGGCTGCGGAAAGCCCGACTGTAAACCTGGCTGTGAATGTGACCGTTATGTAGAATTCTGGAATCATGTATTCACACAATTCAATCGAGATGATGCAGGAAATTATACACCGCTGGCACACCCAAACATTGATACAGGGATGGGACTGGAACGTCTTGCCTGCATTATGCAGGAAGTGGATTCCATCTTCAATGTTGATACAATTCAGTATATCCTGAAATCAGTCGTTGAATTGTCCGGGGTTGAATATAAAGATGGAACAGCAAATACTGACATCTCCATTCGTATCATCACGGATCATATCCGTTCCGTTACCTTCATGATTGCAGATGGAATTCTGCCAAGTAACGAAGGTAGGGGATATGTGCTGCGCCGTCTTCTTAGAAGAGCCGCAAGACATGGAAAACTCCTTGGAATCCAAGGTTCTTTCCTTGCAGACCTGTCAAAGAAGGTTATTGAAGTTTCCGGTTCTGCGTATCCCGAACTGGAGGAGAGAAGAGATTATATTCATAAGATCCTTACTGTTGAAGAAGATAAATTCAGTACTACCATCGATCAGGGTACTGCTATTATTCATGACTATATGAAAGAACTAAATGCCGCATCCCAGACAATACTCTCTGGAGAGAAAGTGTTTAAGCTCTATGATACCTACGGATTCCCGCTGGAACTGACTCAAGAAATCCTTGAGGAAAATAGTTGTACTGCTGATGTAGAAGGATTTAACGAACACATGCTCCATCAAAAAGAGCAAGCCAGATCAGCTAGAAAATCAGATGAAGACGAAGGCTGGTCTGATGACGCAACAATGTTCGCTGGTCTTGAAGATACCACATTTATCGGTTATGACACCTTATCCGGACAAGTATCTATAAAAGGACTATTCCTTGATAAGCAGCCAGTCGCAAGCTTATCAGAAGGGGACAGTGCAATTCTGGTTTTGGACAAAACACCGTTCTACGCTGAAAGCGGCGGACAGGCCAGCGATACAGGAATACTGAAAGGAGATCACTTCGAACTTGAAGTTCTCTCCGTTTCCAAATCAAAGGGAATCTATGCCCATAAGGTGAAGGTTGTAACAGGAACTGTAAAGATAGGAGATATTATTTCAGCTCAAGTTTCTATCGAAAGAAGAAATAATACTGCTAGAAATCATACCGCAACCCACATTCTGCACAAAGCTCTGAAAGAAGTTTTAGGCAACCATGTAGAACAGGCTGGTTCCAATGTTACTGAAGACAGCTTACGTTTTGATTTTACGCATTTTGAAGGAATCTCAAAGTCAGACCTGCAGAAAATCGAATCGATTGTGAATGAAAAAATAAATTATTTCTTCCCGGTCATCACGGAGGTAAAATCCGTAGAAGACGCCATCAGTTCTGGCGCAACTGCTTTGTTTGGTGAAAAATACGGTGATACAGTCCGTGTTGTTTCTGTAGGTGACTACAGCACAGAACTCTGCGGAGGAACGCATATTACCAATTCCGGACAAATAGGCGCATTCCGCATCCTGAGCGAAAACGGAGTTGCTGCTGGAGTCAGGAGAATTGAAGCCATCACAGGTACTGGTCTTTACAGAAAACTCAAGACCGAAGAGGAACTGGTTCATTCCGCAGCAGATGCGCTGAAAACAAATGTTTCCGGTCTCTTAAACAGAATCACCATCCTGAATGACGAGCTGAAGGCAAGCAAAAAAGAACTGGAAGATCTGAAACGACAGGCTATGAGTTCCGGTCTTGATGCGCTCATCGCAGAAGCCAAGTTGGTTAATGGCGTACGCTTGATCACAAAAGCCTTCAAAGATTATGATATCAATGATCTTAGAACTCTTTCAGATGAGATCAAAGCTGAAAACAAAGGCATCATCATCGTATTTGCAACTGAGACAAATGGCAAGGTTACCTTCATGGTCTCTGTCTCCGATGATCTCCTGGAAAAGGGTTATCACGCCGGCAATATGATTAAGCAAATCGCAGCAGCTGCAGGCGGCGGCGGCGGCGGCAAAGCAGATATGGCTCAAGCTGGTGCAAAGGATCCATCAAAAATCAATGATGCACTCAATTTAGCGGAAACTTTGTTACAACAATATTAA
- a CDS encoding IreB family regulatory phosphoprotein: MDRNTILFNSPDKGEQQTTEDILKTVYDALEEKGYNAIDQMVGYILSGDPSYITGHNNARNIIRHIERDDLVEELLRAFLKK; the protein is encoded by the coding sequence ATGGACAGAAATACAATACTTTTCAATAGCCCGGACAAGGGGGAGCAGCAGACAACGGAAGATATTCTCAAAACTGTTTACGATGCTTTAGAAGAAAAAGGCTATAATGCAATCGATCAAATGGTCGGATACATTCTGTCGGGAGATCCTTCTTATATAACAGGGCATAATAATGCCAGAAATATCATCCGACATATAGAACGTGACGACCTTGTGGAAGAGCTGCTTAGGGCATTTCTAAAAAAATAA
- a CDS encoding diguanylate cyclase — protein MNIFERANKWVGGFLIIGIIITLCIFLYDFYSYVTTNTRAEEKASQMLATRTSAAMIREKIKSDLNTVFALSSILATYDSIDSNEAREFIKRVGYESPFSLLLVNDLNGKYYINNKGTVNINHPDYLVGSTGGKKYISVIYKNALYNRDMIALTSPIYHDTKLAGTVSGLYYSNYIMNILRGSDSKGDLEYQIIERNGDFILSFGNSVFRDYKNVFSFLNDVSFQKGESKNDFIQAFVNKEPGIVFYTLHGKSEYFCFTPIGVNDWYLVTTAPSDGINLQTVSIQNPTVLLAIQILILFAVLFLYIIWRQARYRVTIEKSKNELEVLNERLKIKNEILKFKAENDLLTELYNKITSEYLISDFLKNEGRNQRHALFVIDIDDFKRINDDMGHYYGDKALVEVANGINRSFRATDIKGRIGGDEFIILLKDIKSDDDLITKADEISRLLNNIRLTSDTSLKLRASIGISVWPDHGDRYTELFLKADKAMYYSKEKGKGIYVIFSDDLDIESTTTGGL, from the coding sequence ATGAATATCTTTGAGAGAGCAAACAAATGGGTCGGGGGATTTTTGATCATAGGGATCATAATAACGCTGTGCATTTTTTTATATGATTTCTATTCCTATGTAACAACAAATACCCGGGCTGAAGAAAAAGCAAGTCAAATGCTGGCGACAAGGACAAGCGCTGCGATGATACGTGAAAAAATCAAAAGTGACTTAAACACTGTATTTGCGCTTTCTTCCATTCTCGCCACCTATGATTCAATAGACAGCAATGAGGCAAGAGAGTTTATCAAACGGGTAGGTTATGAGTCACCATTCAGCCTGCTTCTTGTGAATGATCTCAACGGCAAATATTATATTAATAATAAAGGCACCGTAAATATTAATCATCCAGATTATCTTGTGGGGTCTACCGGTGGGAAAAAATATATCTCAGTTATCTATAAGAATGCACTATACAATCGAGATATGATTGCCTTAACGTCTCCGATTTATCATGACACTAAATTAGCTGGTACCGTTTCAGGCTTATATTATTCCAACTATATCATGAATATCCTCAGAGGCTCGGATAGTAAAGGCGATTTGGAATATCAGATTATTGAAAGGAACGGAGATTTTATTCTATCCTTTGGCAATTCGGTGTTTCGTGATTATAAAAATGTTTTCAGCTTTTTGAATGATGTTTCATTTCAAAAGGGAGAAAGCAAAAATGATTTCATTCAAGCGTTTGTAAACAAAGAACCGGGAATTGTTTTTTATACACTTCACGGGAAATCGGAATATTTCTGTTTTACTCCCATAGGTGTCAATGACTGGTATCTGGTAACAACCGCTCCAAGTGACGGAATTAACCTGCAAACCGTCTCTATTCAAAATCCGACGGTTTTGCTGGCCATCCAGATATTAATCTTATTTGCAGTCCTGTTCCTTTATATTATTTGGAGACAGGCCAGGTACAGGGTTACAATAGAAAAAAGCAAGAATGAACTGGAAGTACTCAATGAGCGACTAAAAATAAAGAATGAGATTCTAAAATTTAAAGCTGAGAATGATTTGCTGACAGAGCTTTATAATAAGATAACCAGCGAATACCTGATCAGCGACTTTTTGAAAAATGAGGGAAGAAACCAGCGCCATGCGCTCTTTGTCATTGATATTGATGATTTCAAAAGAATCAACGATGACATGGGACATTATTACGGCGATAAAGCCTTGGTAGAGGTAGCAAATGGGATCAACCGAAGCTTTAGAGCAACAGATATTAAAGGAAGGATCGGCGGAGATGAATTTATTATTCTGTTAAAGGATATTAAATCAGATGATGATCTAATTACGAAGGCCGATGAGATTTCAAGACTGCTGAACAATATCCGGCTAACCAGTGATACATCTTTGAAATTGCGCGCAAGTATCGGAATTTCTGTTTGGCCCGATCATGGAGACAGATATACCGAGCTGTTTCTGAAAGCGGATAAGGCGATGTATTATTCAAAGGAAAAGGGCAAAGGAATCTATGTTATTTTTTCCGATGATTTAGATATAGAAAGCACAACAACAGGAGGATTATAG
- a CDS encoding LysM peptidoglycan-binding domain-containing protein, with the protein MKKKYRIKSKLRFTLFMTLMILFVFSTAGTVFGAYNSESLMKPIYSEILVQSGDTLWDLAQEFGPEGKDTRMVIHEICRINELQANDIYPGQKILIPAYI; encoded by the coding sequence ATGAAGAAAAAATATCGGATTAAATCAAAATTAAGGTTTACTTTATTTATGACGCTGATGATCCTTTTCGTGTTCAGTACTGCCGGTACTGTTTTTGGGGCTTATAATTCTGAAAGCTTGATGAAGCCTATTTATTCTGAAATTTTGGTTCAATCCGGAGATACTCTCTGGGACCTGGCACAGGAATTCGGTCCTGAGGGAAAAGATACGCGGATGGTCATCCATGAGATCTGTAGAATTAATGAGTTGCAAGCAAACGATATCTATCCAGGCCAGAAAATATTGATTCCCGCTTACATATAA
- the ruvX gene encoding Holliday junction resolvase RuvX: MKLISLDVGDKTIGVALSDDLLITAQGLMTIERVGIRKDTGKVMDLVKEYNCDTVIIGLPKNLNGTNSIQTEKVYEFKTMLENKMKSMGMSKIGIEFQDERFTTLMAEKVLIEADVSRKKRKDVIDKQAAVLILQGYLDRMRNIRLKKEQEETLE, from the coding sequence ATGAAATTAATCTCTTTAGATGTTGGCGATAAGACGATCGGAGTAGCACTCAGTGACGATCTTTTGATTACCGCCCAAGGTCTCATGACAATCGAACGAGTTGGTATTCGTAAGGATACCGGAAAAGTTATGGATCTTGTCAAAGAGTATAATTGTGATACAGTCATCATTGGACTTCCGAAAAATTTAAACGGTACCAATAGCATCCAGACCGAGAAAGTCTATGAATTTAAGACCATGCTGGAAAACAAAATGAAAAGCATGGGAATGAGCAAAATCGGAATCGAATTCCAGGATGAAAGATTCACAACCTTAATGGCAGAAAAAGTTTTAATTGAAGCTGACGTCAGCAGAAAAAAACGAAAAGATGTCATCGATAAACAAGCTGCTGTTTTAATTCTGCAGGGATATTTGGATCGCATGAGAAATATTCGGCTTAAAAAGGAACAGGAAGAAACGCTGGAGTAA
- a CDS encoding AraC family transcriptional regulator — protein MSNENNDMQKELAELVSRHTDREGPQVTAISALSFSRYSSPHCHDGVVAPYIINQPSIYIVVQGIKDVIFGGEHFRYGLPNYLVSSMNLPIIAEVLEASNENPNLSLKIGFTNHQILELLNDDEIKRNSRKIKRGLNIAKLDESLLDAILRLVRLLDKPGDITILAPLFVKEILYKVLSSEYGDSLKQIVIDNSPTVSIQNAIQHIVNHYQEALRVEELAKIANMSVPSFFRHFKEITIMSPIQFQKQLRLQEARRLLITSTIDVAEAAYLVGYESTTQFIREYSRTFEFSPRKDLKRMKNMERE, from the coding sequence ATGTCTAACGAAAACAATGATATGCAAAAAGAGCTTGCTGAGTTGGTCAGCCGCCATACGGACAGAGAGGGGCCACAGGTTACCGCGATCTCAGCCCTTAGTTTCTCTCGTTATTCTAGTCCACACTGTCATGATGGAGTGGTTGCGCCCTATATTATAAACCAACCTTCAATCTATATCGTAGTACAAGGGATAAAGGATGTAATATTTGGTGGAGAGCATTTCAGGTACGGGCTGCCAAACTACTTGGTATCATCTATGAATCTGCCTATCATAGCAGAAGTGCTTGAAGCATCTAATGAGAACCCTAACCTTTCGTTGAAGATTGGGTTCACGAATCATCAAATCTTAGAGTTATTAAATGATGATGAGATCAAGAGGAACTCACGTAAAATAAAGCGTGGACTGAATATCGCAAAGTTAGATGAATCATTATTAGATGCTATTCTAAGACTGGTTCGATTACTGGATAAACCAGGAGATATTACTATTCTAGCACCTCTTTTTGTAAAGGAAATTTTATATAAAGTGCTTAGCAGCGAATATGGCGATTCATTGAAACAAATTGTAATTGATAATAGTCCAACGGTATCTATTCAAAACGCGATTCAGCACATTGTAAACCATTATCAGGAGGCGCTTCGCGTTGAAGAACTGGCTAAGATTGCTAATATGAGTGTACCTTCATTCTTTAGACACTTCAAAGAAATCACAATCATGAGCCCAATACAATTTCAAAAGCAGTTAAGGCTTCAGGAAGCGCGGCGACTTTTAATAACCAGTACAATAGATGTTGCCGAAGCAGCATATCTGGTTGGATATGAAAGTACGACGCAATTCATTCGTGAGTACTCAAGAACGTTTGAATTTTCTCCTAGAAAAGATTTAAAGCGGATGAAAAACATGGAGCGTGAGTGA
- a CDS encoding aldo/keto reductase: protein MKKNILGNTGLQVTEVGFGVLTVGKTQLNMTIDEGAAVLRYGLERGINFLDTAEYYETYPYIRKALKGTSFEPVIASKSLGRTYQSMDTAIEEARSALDRDVIDIFLLHEVREDPDFDSRAGAWECLQEAKTKGIVKSIGLSTHHVDVAAKASKINEIDVLFPLVNLQSLGIRNGTGFGTKEEMAEEIKNASQMGKGVFAMKVFGGGNLVGRYQEAIQYVRSLEGISSMMVGFGYNHEIDRIIEAVEGSLEPSYVPDLTAKKIQIDQGDCEGCGNCIVRCPNGAIYRNDQGLAAVNHSICLTCGYCAPVCPVRAIIMF from the coding sequence ATGAAGAAAAACATACTTGGAAACACGGGTTTGCAGGTAACCGAAGTTGGCTTCGGCGTTCTGACTGTAGGGAAAACGCAGCTAAATATGACCATTGATGAGGGTGCTGCTGTTCTCCGGTATGGTCTTGAGCGTGGAATCAACTTCCTGGATACTGCTGAATACTACGAAACCTACCCCTATATCAGAAAAGCACTGAAAGGAACCTCTTTCGAACCGGTTATCGCGTCTAAAAGCTTGGGGCGAACCTATCAGTCCATGGATACAGCGATTGAAGAAGCAAGAAGTGCACTTGATCGTGATGTGATTGATATTTTTCTTCTGCACGAGGTCCGAGAAGATCCTGATTTTGATAGTCGAGCCGGAGCATGGGAATGTCTTCAGGAAGCAAAAACAAAAGGAATTGTAAAATCGATAGGGCTCTCCACCCATCATGTGGACGTTGCGGCAAAAGCATCAAAAATAAATGAAATCGATGTACTCTTCCCTCTTGTAAATCTTCAGAGTCTGGGAATACGAAATGGTACTGGCTTTGGAACAAAAGAAGAAATGGCTGAAGAGATCAAAAATGCTTCGCAGATGGGAAAAGGTGTTTTTGCAATGAAGGTGTTCGGCGGAGGAAATTTGGTAGGGCGCTATCAGGAAGCGATACAGTATGTTCGCAGCTTGGAGGGCATTTCGTCTATGATGGTTGGTTTTGGCTACAATCATGAAATTGATCGGATCATTGAGGCTGTGGAAGGATCTTTAGAGCCATCATATGTTCCGGATCTTACTGCGAAAAAAATCCAGATCGATCAGGGAGACTGCGAAGGCTGCGGAAACTGCATTGTAAGATGTCCGAACGGAGCGATTTATCGCAATGACCAAGGGCTCGCTGCAGTAAATCACAGTATTTGTCTCACCTGCGGATACTGTGCTCCCGTTTGTCCTGTGAGAGCGATTATTATGTTTTAG
- a CDS encoding MarR family transcriptional regulator translates to MNKEEQVMRGLRDVFNKMGWLNRLKMEESLKGYKSSEVHCIEYIGRNEDPNVTKLAESFFMTTGAISKLTAKLVNKGVIESYRKPENRKEIYFRLTEKGKDVYKIHDELHREFQKRDKVVFQQITEEQFDSMLRFVEEYNRHLDTEIRKLDEVFKSKPLEAESKSEPIE, encoded by the coding sequence ATGAACAAAGAAGAACAGGTCATGAGAGGTCTCAGGGACGTATTCAACAAGATGGGATGGCTTAACCGACTAAAGATGGAGGAAAGCCTTAAGGGCTATAAGTCATCAGAAGTGCATTGTATTGAGTACATAGGAAGAAATGAAGATCCAAACGTAACGAAACTTGCGGAATCCTTTTTTATGACCACCGGTGCAATCAGCAAATTAACAGCAAAACTGGTCAATAAAGGTGTCATAGAAAGCTACAGAAAGCCGGAAAATAGAAAAGAAATCTATTTCAGGCTTACTGAGAAAGGGAAAGACGTCTATAAAATCCATGATGAACTGCACAGAGAGTTTCAAAAGAGAGATAAAGTAGTCTTCCAACAGATCACTGAGGAACAGTTTGACAGTATGCTCCGCTTCGTGGAAGAGTATAACCGCCACCTGGATACAGAAATAAGAAAATTGGATGAGGTCTTCAAATCCAAACCACTGGAAGCGGAATCCAAATCTGAACCAATTGAATAA
- a CDS encoding MFS transporter, which translates to MKRRNFVIKLKPYKEPSANVIVDRKALLFGLMSVFLCGIGFTIIAPVVPFLVEPYISSPKDQAIVVTFLTSVYAVCVFFAAPVLGALSDRYGRRPLLLICLFGSSIGYLVFGIGGALWVLFAGRIIEGITGGSISTIFAYFADITPREHRTKYFGWVSAVTGVGVVIGPTLGGLLTKFGYSAPMFFGAAITLINVCYGYLFMPESLAQKNRLKKITAARLNPFLQLINILSMKQLKRILIAAFLLWIPNGSLQAVFSQFIIDTFHWKPALIGMMFSIMGIQDIVSQGIVMPKLLIKLSDARIAILGMVSEIAGYSLIAVSALFSYYPLFITGMFLFGFGDSIFGPSFNGMLSKSSDASEQGRIQGGSQSIQSLARIIGPVVGGQIYVRLGHAAPAFMGMILIGAAIPVLYQRTAVSSKEKA; encoded by the coding sequence ATGAAAAGGAGAAATTTTGTGATCAAATTAAAACCATATAAAGAACCATCTGCAAACGTAATTGTAGACAGAAAAGCACTCCTGTTTGGCCTGATGTCTGTGTTCCTTTGCGGAATAGGCTTCACCATCATAGCACCTGTTGTTCCGTTCTTGGTAGAGCCTTATATCAGTAGTCCCAAAGATCAAGCCATTGTCGTTACCTTTCTAACATCTGTATATGCAGTCTGCGTGTTTTTTGCAGCTCCGGTACTCGGAGCTTTGAGTGACAGATACGGTCGTCGTCCATTACTTTTGATATGCCTTTTCGGTTCTTCCATCGGATACCTCGTTTTTGGCATAGGAGGTGCGCTATGGGTACTATTTGCAGGACGCATTATAGAAGGGATAACAGGAGGGAGCATTAGTACGATCTTTGCATATTTTGCAGACATTACCCCGAGAGAACATCGCACAAAGTACTTTGGGTGGGTGAGTGCGGTTACCGGTGTAGGCGTCGTCATTGGGCCCACACTGGGCGGATTGCTTACTAAGTTTGGCTACTCAGCACCAATGTTTTTTGGCGCTGCCATCACTTTAATCAATGTGTGTTATGGATATCTATTTATGCCAGAGAGTCTTGCCCAAAAGAATCGATTGAAAAAAATTACCGCCGCAAGACTCAATCCATTTCTGCAGCTCATTAATATACTTTCAATGAAACAGTTGAAAAGAATCCTTATAGCTGCTTTCTTACTTTGGATACCCAACGGATCACTGCAAGCGGTTTTTTCACAATTTATCATTGATACCTTTCATTGGAAGCCTGCACTCATTGGGATGATGTTTTCCATTATGGGCATCCAAGATATCGTTTCACAAGGAATCGTAATGCCTAAGCTGTTGATTAAGCTTAGCGATGCACGAATCGCGATTCTGGGAATGGTTTCCGAAATTGCGGGATACAGTCTCATCGCTGTTTCTGCTTTGTTTTCATACTATCCTCTTTTTATAACGGGCATGTTTCTCTTTGGTTTTGGTGACTCAATTTTCGGACCATCCTTTAACGGTATGCTTTCCAAGTCGTCAGATGCCAGTGAACAAGGAAGGATTCAGGGAGGCAGTCAATCAATTCAATCTTTGGCAAGAATCATCGGGCCTGTTGTCGGAGGTCAAATCTACGTAAGGCTTGGCCATGCAGCACCAGCTTTTATGGGCATGATCCTTATTGGAGCAGCAATACCGGTTTTGTATCAAAGAACGGCAGTCAGTTCTAAAGAAAAAGCTTAA
- a CDS encoding aldo/keto reductase → MEYIKLGRSGLEVSPICIGSMGFGDPTKGHPTWALGEEGSRPLIKHAIEAGINFFDTANLYSQGTSEEILGRALKEFSRRENIVIATKLGAPTRIGPNSFGLSRKAILTEIDNSLRRLGTDYIDLYQIHRADPFTPWEETLEALHDLVKMGKVRYLGASTMRAWQFAKALHIQKSNGWARFISMQHNYNLVAREEENEMLPLCADEGIQTIIYSPLSRGLLARPWGEKTSRSEAESGASVYFNATAAADEKIVQAIGQVSEERGVSRAQVSLAWLYRNSVVAAPIVGALKASHIDEAIKALSIKLTNEEASILEASYTPRIDVNVKNSDPKAIAKMAATVGIKIAIPTSSN, encoded by the coding sequence ATGGAATATATTAAACTTGGCCGTTCCGGTCTGGAAGTTTCACCTATTTGTATCGGAAGTATGGGATTTGGAGATCCAACGAAAGGCCACCCAACTTGGGCACTTGGTGAGGAAGGCAGCCGTCCTTTAATTAAACACGCCATAGAAGCGGGCATAAACTTTTTCGATACTGCTAATCTCTATTCACAAGGAACGAGTGAAGAGATCTTAGGTAGGGCGCTTAAAGAATTTTCAAGACGTGAGAATATCGTTATTGCGACGAAACTCGGTGCACCTACACGTATAGGTCCTAATTCATTTGGTCTTTCTCGAAAGGCGATTCTGACTGAGATTGACAACAGCTTGAGACGTCTTGGTACGGATTATATCGACCTTTATCAGATCCATCGTGCTGATCCGTTTACGCCTTGGGAGGAGACTTTAGAAGCACTTCATGATCTTGTTAAGATGGGAAAAGTGCGTTATTTGGGAGCATCCACAATGAGAGCCTGGCAGTTCGCTAAAGCGCTGCATATACAGAAATCTAACGGCTGGGCTCGTTTTATATCGATGCAGCATAACTACAATCTTGTTGCTCGCGAAGAAGAGAACGAAATGCTTCCGCTCTGTGCCGACGAAGGCATACAAACCATCATCTATAGTCCGTTATCCCGTGGGCTGCTTGCCCGGCCATGGGGTGAAAAAACATCTCGCTCTGAAGCCGAATCAGGTGCTTCCGTATACTTCAATGCAACTGCAGCTGCTGATGAAAAAATCGTTCAAGCGATTGGACAGGTATCCGAGGAACGAGGTGTCAGCCGTGCACAAGTCTCTCTAGCTTGGTTATACAGAAATTCCGTTGTTGCAGCACCTATCGTGGGGGCGCTCAAAGCCAGCCACATCGATGAGGCGATAAAAGCATTATCTATCAAGCTGACCAATGAAGAAGCATCCATATTAGAGGCATCATACACACCGCGTATCGATGTTAACGTTAAAAACTCCGATCCGAAAGCAATTGCTAAAATGGCTGCGACGGTTGGGATTAAAATCGCGATTCCGACTTCCTCGAATTAG